From Astatotilapia calliptera chromosome 19, fAstCal1.2, whole genome shotgun sequence, a single genomic window includes:
- the marcksl1a gene encoding MARCKS-related protein 1-A encodes MGAQLSKGGVAVEGKAAADPAAAKANGQENGHVKTNGDVSAKPDGEAAAADGNGTAEPAKEGETSAGDAIEPAPAAEGEAAKAEGEAAKEVKKKKKFSLKNSFKFKGISLKKNKKGSEEGKEEATSPTTEDKPEENGHAAKETKEETPATEAKEGEAAEAAPAPEEEAKAAEEAPPTEAAPAEEAPAEDTTPAASEGEAKAE; translated from the exons ATGGGAGCCCAGTTGTCCAAGGGTGGAGTAGCTGTTGAGGGCAAAGCCGCCGCCGACCCTGCTGCTGCTAAAGCCAACGGCCAG gagaaCGGCCATGTCAAAACCAACGGCGATGTTTCAGCCAAACCCGACGGGGAAGCAGCGGCCGCGGATGGAAATGGAACCGCGGAGCCAGCCAAGGAGGGCGAGACCAGCGCCGGAGATGCTATCGAGCCTGCTCCTGCGGCCGAGGGCGAGGCAGCCAAAGCGGAGGGCGAGGCTGCCAAGGAggtcaagaagaagaagaagttctCCCTGAAGAACTCCTTCAAGTTCAAGGGCATCTCgctgaagaagaacaagaagggcAGCGAGGAGGGCAAGGAGGAGGCCACCTCCCCTACGACCGAGGACAAGCCCGAGGAGAACGGCCATGCAGCCAAGGAAACCAAAGAGGAGACGCCGGCCACCGAGGCTAAAGAGGGCGAGGCCGCAGAGGCCGCTCCTGCACCCGAGGAAGAGGCCAAGGCCGCCGAGGAGGCCCCACCAACAGAGGCCGCACCCGCCGAGGAGGCCCCTGCCGAGGACACGACACCCGCAGCCTCCGAGGGCGAGGCCAAGGCAGAGTGA